A genomic window from Lotus japonicus ecotype B-129 chromosome 1, LjGifu_v1.2 includes:
- the LOC130728632 gene encoding receptor-like protein kinase ANXUR2, with the protein MFLKCLGFSSSKHINSDSPSSDAAMTLHVRLSKRPYQTVIEELCHQFSLADLKKATNNFDKNQVIRSKGFSVEYKGCFQHDVGVTGTVAVKRMHQGTGQGLREFMNEIELLCQLRHPNLITLIGFCNHRDEKILVYEYMSNGSLYDHLHNIHMEPLSWKKRLEVCIGAACGLHYLHTGTKRTILHCHIDSNSILLDNNMVSKISSFGLALQGPHFTSKPKPIPDDEFTSFIGTYGYTAPEVLQNMTFTDKSDVWSFGTVLLEVVCTDNTLIWTGYPIEQSIDPKIKGHIAPACWEVFMDITKRCLKWEPDERPAMGEVELQLEGALSLQEEADSKKNNGDYYHLLTTTTITNSLQEETSISCASNEF; encoded by the exons ATGTTTCTCAAATGTTTGGGCTTCTCTAGTTCAAAGCATATCAATTCGGATTCACCATCATCTGATGCAGCCATGACCTTGCATGTGAGATTATCTAAGAGACCCTATCAAACAGTTATAGAAGAGCTATGCCATCAATTTTCTCTGGCTGATCTCAAGAAAGCAACCAACAACTTTGACAAAAACCAAGTAATCAGAAGTAAAGGCTTTAGTGTAGAATACAAAGGCTGTTTCCAACATGATGTTGGTGTTACAGGCACAGTAGCGGTAAAACGAATGCATCAGGGTACAGGCCAAGGATTGCGCGAGTTCATGAATGAAATTGAGTTGCTCTGCCAGCTTCGTCACCCGAATTTGATCACTCTTATAGGATTCTGCAACCACAGAGATGAGAAGATTCTTGTGTACGAGTACATGTCCAATGGTTCTCTCTATGATCACCTGCACAATATTCACATGGAACCACTCTCATGGAAGAAAAGGCTTGAGGTGTGCATAGGTGCAGCATGTGGGTTGCACTACCTTCACACAGGAACCAAACGAACCATACTTCATTGCCACATAGACTCCAATAGCATTCTGCTGGACAATAATATGGTGTCAAAGATCTCAAGTTTTGGACTTGCCTTACAAGGACCCCATTTTACATCCAAACCAAAACCAATACCAGATGATGAGTTTACTTCATTCATAG GTACATACGGTTACACTGCACCTGAGGTTCTGCAAAACATGACCTTCACTGATAAAAGTGATGTGTGGTCCTTTGGAACAGTTCTACTTGAAGTGGTGTGCACAGATAACACGCTAATATGGACAGGATATCCTATTGAGCAGAGTATAGATCCAAAAATCAAAGGACACATTGCACCAGCATGTTGGGAAGTGTTTATGGATATCACAAAAAGATGCTTGAAGTGGGAACCTGATGAGAGACCAGCAATGGGTGAAGTAGAGCTACAACTTGAGGGTGCTTTGTCATTGCAAGAAGAAGCAGATAGCAAAAAGAATAATGGTGATTATTATCACTTATTAACCACCACCACTATTACTAATTCTCTACAAGAAGAGACATCAATTTCATGTGCAAGCAATGAATTTTAG
- the LOC130728633 gene encoding receptor-like protein kinase ANXUR1, with amino-acid sequence MFLKHLCFCRSKRVSSSQRNYPTVIEELCPRFSLTDIRKSTNNFDENQILGHGNLCTVYKGCLQQKGTTDNTVAIKRIYAHTDREVREFKNEIEMLCQLRHPNLVTIIGFCDSKDENIILYEYMANGALHDHLYGIKKEPLSWKMRLKICIGAACGLHFLHSGVKRTIFHRDIQPYKILLDNNMVPKLADLRFSLQGPLFKSKPKPKSILNDNFLGTHGYVAPEILQNNAVTDRCDVYSFGVVLLEVVCRKKLEIVKRQRQPVEENIDSDIEGKIAEECWKVYVDVTERCLRHDPNERPSMGEVEVQLELALSLQVEADSRYTNGDPYTLSSKTIIDPPPERGTSFGQK; translated from the exons ATGTTTCTCAAGCATTTGTGTTTTTGCCGTTCAAAGCGTGTAAGTTCATCCCAGAGGAACTATCCAACAGTAATAGAAGAGCTATGCCCTCGATTTTCTCTGACTGATATTAGGAAATCAACCAATAACTTTGATGAAAATCAAATACTtggacatggaaacctttgtaCAGTTTACAAAGGCTGTCTACAACAAAAAGGAACTACCGATAACACGGTTGCAATCAAGCGAATTTACGCGCATACTGACCGAGAAGTCAGAGAGTTCAAGAATGAAATAGAGATGCTCTGCCAACTTCGTCACCCTAATTTGGTCACTATAATCGGATTTTGCGACAGCAAAGATGAGAATATTATTTTGTATGAGTACATGGCCAATGGAGCTCTCCATGATCACCTATACGGTATTAAAAAAGAACCACTCTCATGGAAGATGAGGCTAAAGATATGCATAGGAGCAGCATGTGGATTACACTTCCTTCACTCCGGAGTCAAGCGCACCATCTTTCACCGTGACATACAACCTTACAAGATTTTACTGGATAACAATATGGTGCCAAAACTCGCAGACTTAAGGTTTTCCTTGCAGGGACCTTTGTTTAAGTCAAAGCCAAAACCAAAGTCCATATTAAATGATAACTTCCTAG GTACACATGGTTATGTGGCCCCTGAGATTTTACAAAACAATGCAGTAACAGATAGGTGTGACGTTTACTCCTTTGGTGTTGTTCTGCTAGAAGTGGTATGCAGGAAAAAGCTAGAAATTGTTAAGAGACAGAGGCAACCTGTGGAGGAGAACATTGATTCGGATATCGAAGGAAAGATTGCAGAAGAGTGTTGGAAGGTTTATGTGGATGTTACAGAAAGATGCTTGAGGCATGATCCAAATGAGAGACCTTCAATGGGTGAAGTAGAGGTGCAACTTGAGCTTGCATTGTCACTGCAGGTAGAAGCAGATAGCAGATACACCAATGGAGATCCTTACACTCTATCATCTAAAACCATTATTGATCCTCCACCAGAAAGAGGCACCAGTTTTGGCCAAAAATAA